In Phormidium yuhuli AB48, one genomic interval encodes:
- a CDS encoding Crp/Fnr family transcriptional regulator, translating into MLKPARTVEIFQKQTEPQRYQAGDVIFQEGDPGETMFGIIEGAVDLVVDGRVVETIETGDVFGEGSLVRQKGTRASTAVAKTNCTLAVMNLQKFLFAVQETPMFALEIMYSLSQRLRHFKHPDA; encoded by the coding sequence ATGCTCAAACCTGCTAGAACCGTTGAAATTTTCCAGAAACAAACCGAACCCCAACGTTACCAAGCCGGAGACGTCATTTTCCAAGAGGGAGATCCCGGAGAAACCATGTTTGGGATTATCGAGGGGGCCGTTGACCTAGTGGTGGATGGTCGAGTCGTAGAAACCATTGAGACGGGGGATGTCTTTGGGGAAGGCTCCTTGGTGCGTCAGAAGGGAACCCGAGCTTCAACAGCCGTGGCTAAAACCAATTGCACCCTAGCGGTGATGAACTTACAGAAGTTTCTCTTTGCCGTCCAAGAGACTCCCATGTTTGCCTTAGAGATTATGTATAGCTTGTCTCAACGGTTGCGGCATTTCAAACACCCCGACGCCTAA
- a CDS encoding peptidylprolyl isomerase: MTEVFRVGEHVITEAEIPELLKRYQLLPQFLQGLVIDQAIAEFTCPEEEQQAAVQKFCQQNQLTSPEIQQAWLNANGMTLEELEALAIRPILLQNFKEKTWGPKVRSHFMTRKSSLDQVVYSLIRTQDEGLAQELYYRVNEGEQTFEDCARDYSQGPEARTGGKLGPVSLNRPHPAIGKLLSVSQPGQLWPPRPLAEWFIIVRLDEFHPAQLDAAMHQRMLDELYVNWLQQEVQSIAANYFKRMSSPPASV, translated from the coding sequence ATGACTGAAGTCTTCCGCGTCGGCGAGCACGTAATTACAGAAGCAGAAATCCCAGAACTGCTCAAACGGTATCAGCTACTACCACAGTTTTTGCAGGGGTTGGTGATTGATCAGGCGATCGCCGAGTTTACCTGTCCTGAGGAGGAGCAACAAGCTGCTGTCCAGAAATTTTGTCAACAAAACCAGTTGACGTCTCCGGAGATTCAACAGGCTTGGTTGAACGCTAACGGGATGACCCTAGAAGAACTCGAAGCCCTCGCCATACGACCGATATTATTACAAAACTTTAAGGAAAAAACCTGGGGACCCAAGGTGCGATCGCACTTTATGACCCGTAAATCCAGCTTAGACCAAGTCGTCTATTCCCTCATCCGCACCCAAGATGAAGGATTAGCCCAAGAACTGTACTATCGCGTTAATGAAGGGGAACAAACCTTTGAAGATTGTGCCCGCGACTATTCCCAAGGCCCCGAGGCTCGAACCGGCGGCAAACTCGGCCCCGTCTCCCTCAACCGGCCCCACCCCGCCATCGGCAAACTGCTGTCTGTGAGCCAACCCGGACAACTTTGGCCCCCTCGTCCTTTGGCAGAATGGTTTATCATTGTTCGCCTAGACGAGTTTCACCCGGCTCAGCTTGATGCTGCCATGCATCAGCGGATGTTAGATGAGCTTTATGTAAACTGGCTTCAACAGGAAGTTCAAAGCATCGCCGCCAACTACTTCAAACGCATGTCTTCACCCCCAGCGTCCGTATGA
- a CDS encoding alpha-D-glucose phosphate-specific phosphoglucomutase encodes MNVHTVSTQPFSDQKPGTSGLRKQVPVFQQRHYLENFIQAIFNSLEDYQGKTLVLGGDGRYYNRTAIQTILKMAVANGVGRVLVGRGGILSTPAASCIIRKTRAFGGIILSASHNPGGPEGDFGVKFNTSNGGPAPEKVTSAIFEASKTIQGYKILEAPDIDLDTLLITQLNETTVEVIDPVADYADLMQSLFDFDRIRDVLTSGNFRLCMDPLHAVTGPYAHFLLEERLGAAPGSVQNGTPLEDFGGGHPDPNLVYAHDLVELMFGDNAPDFGAASDGDGDRNMVLGRKFFVTPSDSLAVLAANAHLVPGYKDGLAGVARSMPTSAAVDRVAEKLGINCYETPTGWKFFGNLLDAGQATLCGEESFGTGSNHVREKDGLWAILFWLNILAVRQQSVEDIVRDHWQTYGRNYYSRHDYEGIDSANANQLMEGLRSQLARLPGQQLGNYEVDYADDFNYTDPVDGSVSKNQGIRIGFTDGSRIVFRLSGTGTQGATLRLYLESYEPDSSQHGADPQDALAEFIALAEEVAQIRQYTGMNAPTVIT; translated from the coding sequence ATGAACGTACACACGGTATCGACTCAACCCTTCTCTGACCAGAAGCCCGGAACCTCAGGGCTTAGAAAGCAAGTCCCGGTATTTCAACAACGGCACTACCTGGAAAACTTTATCCAAGCCATCTTCAACAGCCTCGAAGACTACCAGGGGAAAACCCTCGTCCTGGGTGGTGATGGACGTTACTACAACCGCACCGCCATCCAAACCATCCTGAAAATGGCCGTGGCCAACGGCGTCGGACGGGTTCTCGTTGGTCGGGGGGGAATCCTCTCAACCCCAGCCGCCTCCTGCATTATTCGTAAAACCAGAGCCTTCGGAGGCATTATTCTTTCAGCTAGCCATAATCCTGGAGGACCCGAGGGAGACTTTGGCGTTAAATTTAATACTAGCAATGGCGGCCCTGCCCCAGAAAAAGTTACATCAGCCATTTTTGAAGCTAGCAAAACCATTCAGGGATATAAAATCCTGGAAGCCCCAGACATTGACCTGGATACCCTGCTAATCACCCAACTCAACGAAACCACCGTTGAAGTCATTGATCCCGTTGCCGATTACGCGGATTTGATGCAGTCTCTCTTCGATTTTGACCGTATCCGTGACGTTCTGACCTCCGGGAACTTCCGCTTGTGCATGGACCCCCTCCATGCGGTCACCGGTCCCTATGCTCACTTCCTCTTAGAAGAGCGTTTAGGGGCAGCACCGGGAAGCGTGCAGAATGGAACTCCCCTCGAAGACTTTGGCGGCGGCCATCCAGACCCCAACCTCGTGTATGCCCATGACTTGGTTGAACTGATGTTTGGGGACAATGCCCCCGACTTTGGGGCAGCTTCCGACGGCGATGGCGATCGCAATATGGTGTTAGGGCGCAAGTTCTTTGTCACCCCCAGCGATAGCCTAGCGGTTTTAGCGGCGAATGCCCATTTGGTGCCTGGATACAAAGATGGTTTAGCCGGGGTGGCCCGCTCTATGCCCACCAGTGCCGCCGTCGATCGCGTCGCCGAGAAACTGGGCATCAACTGCTATGAAACCCCCACCGGCTGGAAGTTCTTCGGGAACCTCCTCGATGCCGGACAGGCCACCCTCTGCGGTGAAGAAAGTTTTGGGACTGGGTCTAACCATGTACGAGAAAAAGATGGCCTTTGGGCGATTCTTTTCTGGCTCAATATCCTAGCGGTGCGCCAGCAGTCCGTTGAGGATATTGTGCGAGACCATTGGCAAACCTACGGGCGCAACTACTACTCTCGCCATGACTACGAAGGTATCGACTCTGCCAATGCCAACCAACTGATGGAAGGACTGCGATCGCAACTGGCCCGTCTCCCCGGTCAACAGTTGGGTAACTACGAGGTAGACTATGCCGATGACTTCAACTACACCGACCCCGTCGATGGCAGTGTCAGCAAAAACCAGGGCATTCGCATCGGCTTCACCGATGGCTCCCGCATCGTCTTCCGTCTCTCAGGGACAGGAACCCAAGGCGCCACCCTGCGGCTGTACCTCGAAAGCTATGAACCGGACTCTAGTCAACATGGGGCCGATCCCCAAGATGCCCTCGCCGAATTTATTGCCCTCGCCGAGGAGGTGGCACAGATTCGTCAGTACACGGGTATGAATGCCCCCACCGTCATCACCTAG